From a region of the Clostridiales bacterium genome:
- a CDS encoding LacI family DNA-binding transcriptional regulator has translation MNDIAKKANVSISTVSKALNNYSDISESTRQKILEIARQINYRNVEPTKNPQSKSIKNIGLIFSGLKDSDSKADNFPSEFIGALRACQKYGYELVVLNTDSIMQTSRSLSDLCKKFNLLGFVIAGLTISDVYYNEMLTLDIPSSTIDLDMMMLNDDDLNNDYISIVTIDTQSAINDVVNLLYQKNHRNIGLINGYANAEISIIREQAFIKAMKGKDLEINEDYIRNGDFTEKKAYEEAKYLFTVHPEITAIFCASDLMALGVYEAAKELNKRIPDDIAIVGFDGIQLCQYLNPPLTTVKQDFKAMAAYAVENIIKRINGQSMSKICIVPYQLVIRGSI, from the coding sequence ATGAATGACATTGCAAAAAAAGCAAATGTAAGTATTTCTACTGTTTCTAAAGCCTTGAACAACTATAGCGACATAAGTGAAAGCACAAGGCAAAAGATACTTGAAATAGCAAGACAAATCAATTATCGCAATGTGGAACCTACAAAAAATCCACAATCTAAATCAATAAAAAATATAGGACTAATCTTTTCAGGATTGAAAGATTCCGACAGCAAGGCAGATAATTTCCCTTCTGAATTTATTGGAGCGTTAAGGGCATGTCAGAAGTATGGGTATGAATTGGTGGTCCTTAATACTGATTCCATAATGCAAACTTCCAGGTCCCTTTCAGATTTGTGCAAGAAATTTAATTTGTTAGGGTTTGTAATAGCTGGGCTGACTATCTCAGATGTATATTATAATGAAATGCTCACCCTTGATATACCGAGTTCTACAATAGACCTTGATATGATGATGTTAAATGATGACGATTTGAATAATGATTATATTTCAATAGTAACAATAGATACCCAGTCGGCCATAAACGATGTAGTAAACCTGCTGTACCAGAAAAATCACAGGAACATAGGTCTGATAAATGGTTATGCAAATGCTGAGATATCAATCATAAGAGAACAGGCATTTATAAAGGCGATGAAGGGCAAGGATCTTGAAATAAACGAAGATTATATAAGAAATGGAGACTTTACAGAAAAAAAGGCCTACGAAGAAGCCAAATATCTTTTCACCGTACATCCTGAAATAACAGCAATATTTTGTGCCTCCGATCTCATGGCCCTTGGGGTATATGAAGCTGCCAAAGAGTTGAATAAAAGGATACCCGACGACATTGCGATAGTAGGTTTTGACGGCATTCAGTTGTGTCAGTACCTGAATCCACCGCTGACTACCGTAAAACAGGATTTCAAAGCCATGGCTGCGTATGCAGTAGAAAATATAATAAAGAGAATAAACGGCCAGAGTATGAGCAAAAT